The Microtus ochrogaster isolate Prairie Vole_2 chromosome 4, MicOch1.0, whole genome shotgun sequence nucleotide sequence TGCGGCGAGGCCTCGGCGGGCAAACCGCTCCCCGAGCGCCCTCGCTCACCCGGTTTGCGTGATGTCCCTCCGGAATGCGCGCTTCCCTCTCTCCCCGACCTCTTTCTCGCCCCCGATTTGGCAGTTTGCCTTTGCCTTTATTCAGTCACGGTTAAAACCCACGTTTGCTTTGAATTCATCacaagccgggcgttggtggcgcacgcctttaatcccagcactcgggagacagaggcaggaggatctctgtgagttcgagaccagcctggtctacaagagctagttccaggacaggctcctaagccgcagagaaaccctgtctcgagaaaccaaaaaaaaaaaaaaaaaaaagaattcatcacAATGTGTATGTTCTTTGAATCCTTTGTTGGTGTTTTCATTgcacatgtatttgtttttatttgaaatgggtaactataattttgtagggtgtctttttttttttacagtaagtTTTCCAGATTTATCTCTAAAGGCGTAGGGTTTTCTTTAAGTGTTGCGTAGTATTCCATCAAGtgaccacattttcattttcgTGCTGTCTGGTCTACCTCTTGCGTTCGTAGGTCTTGTCTACTGAAGTGACATTAGTTAGCATCGCAGGCACCCAGTAGACCTAGATTGAGAGTACACGCTTTGTTGTGTGGTGTTCTTTTAGGCTGTTGGAGGTATCTTACTCATTGCTTTTCGagatctctcttttaaaaaaatgtggctgTAGCAAGAAGTCAGATTTGGGATACAGTTCACTCAGTATTTGGTATCGCCCTGCCCAGTGTGGAGCTGATACTAATGGGGAAACATGGCCAGTTTAGGCTGGTTATGTGTTTAAAAAGTGCAAGACTTTGCTGATTGTGGTGTTCTGGGTAAGTCGTAGTGTTTCTCACTTTCGTATTCAATAAATGAACTTTTCCTTCTAAAACCAAGTGTGACATGAAATTGAAAAGATactattgctgttttttttttgtttgtttttgtttttggcaaaaCAAGTGCTGGCTCGAAAACTTAGATAATAAAATATGAGGTTTATAAAACCTGGAAATAGCTGATAGTGGTGTCTATACAAATCAACTTTTGTACCAAAATATATAGTAGTACTATAATTTCCTGTCACGTGTTTATAAGATTCCTATGAAATGGAGAAGGCAAGTGCTGTTTAAAAGAATGAGCGAGCACAGGAGGGGCTTGCTAACTGGCAGAGCCTTTGCCTAGTGTGTGCAAGGCCCCAGATCCCATCTCCAAGCACCTCAAAATATGAAAACTGAAAGCACAAGTTCTGCGTTCCTTTTGTGATAGGCCAGGATTGTGGGTTTTATATATCCTTCCCTTGGTTCCTGGATCAGCTTACATCAGGCCATTGTGCAGAATTGTTGAGTAGTTGTGCTTTCAGAGATGTTTTTCAGGTGAGCATGTTACTTTTCCTGTGTCAATGCAGTGTTGAGAAATAAAGTGCTCTGAATGTGAATTCGCCTGGGTGAATTATCTATTAAATGAGAAGCAAATCTTTGTTTCTGCAGTGTATTTTAATTTAGGCAAAACCAGATGGGTGGCTTTtgtgacacatgtgtgcatgcgcatggcCAGGTGTCCAGATGAGCAAGTAAGATGGATGCACGCAGTGAAACGCTCACTGTGATGTGGAGAATGTGCTCTATGTGGGCTGCTACTCAGATTTCACAGCCGGAAAGTCTAATGTTTCATTCTGCTGAGATCTTGTGATGTAGGAGATAGCCATTGCAACAGAAATAGTTTGTGTCTGGTCTTAATTTTTTCTAACGTTAGCACACATAAAGCAGTATATAAAGCTATGTGTAGTAACTTCTTCCTAATAATGATGGTATTAGATTCATTATTGAATCTACTGCAGAGTTATCTGTAGTCTTTAAAAGACGCCTGAAAATggcatattttcattattttagagCCACTTGATGCTTAAAATTTGACTtctggaatgtttttcttttggttaccTTGATTTCCCTTTTCAAGAACAACTGAGGAGAGTATGTTGTTGCCTTTAATATCAAGAGTTTTGTATGTATTGCCCACGGGTGCTATATGCATTCATATAGATGTGTGCActtgtagatgtgtgtgtatatgttcacagCATTTGTGACTTTGTGTATGTATCTGCACACGTGtggagaaagtcaggacagaGTGTCAGTTCTCATCTTCCAGCTTGTTTGATAATCCCATGGTCTCTCATGGGATCTACAATGGGAACCTGTTGGGCCACCATGTTCATATTTGGTCTGTTTGGTGCTAGTTGAGTGTTTGTTTTtgctgggtgctggagattgaatttAAGTTCTCATGCTTCCTTGATAAGcactttttggggggaggggataaaTGAGGGGATTAGCCATGTTCAATTAAAACattctttctgaaaaataaactataatcaAGGGGCTGCAAGTTAGAAtgtgtgataaaatataaatgtggaTTTTAAACCTTAAGGAAAGTTTGATCTTTACTAAGCAAGATGAGctttttagcattttaaatcttattttagatTCTGGATCAGGAAAAGAGGCTATTCATCTTAGATATGGGTAGAAGAGTAAGTATACTGGATAGGGTAAATGCAGAAGTCTTAAGAAGTCTCAGAGGGAAAACGAAAACAGGTCTAAGCCACTGTAGTGATGTGTatccttagtcccagcacttaggagggaaagacagacagatctctgtgctcaagaccagcctggtctacaaagtgagttccaggccaactctgtttcaaaaatcaagcaagccagaggaagaaaaaaaagttaatctgaaaaggaactagaaaaatctGAGTATTGCTAactgggagaaacagaaaattgCAGAGGGATCAGTGAGGTGGCTCTTCAGgtagaagtgcttgctgccaagattgatgatgtgagttcaatccccagaacccacttggtaAAAGGAGAACACAGACTCAcgcaggttatcctctgacctctgtacacatGTCATAGAAcaccatatgtatgcatgtacaaaaacacattttttaaaaatttagaagaaaacaaaggagatgtTAACAGACAGTGGTGGCTCAGCATATATGAGAAAAGAGATTGGCTATTAGTGTCATTTAGTTAATAGAATTTATAACTAGGTTAATCAGAAGAATCAGGTTGGTTATTTGGTATTAGTGTCATGAAATGATCTAAAACCAGTATGGATATCTACTTTGATAAGCATTTCAGGGACCTTAGTAGGACAGTGCTGTCTGTGATTGACACATGGAAGTTCTGACTTCAAGAGTCCAGACAGCAACAACATTCTGATCTTTGCTATCTCCTAGCTGGTTATGAAACTTTGGGCTAGTTGTCTTTGAGCACAATGTAGCTTTGACCacctgttttgtttagttttagatagggtttctctgtgaaatagccttggcggtcctggaacttgctttgtagaccaggctggcctcaaactcagagatctgcctgactctgcctgagtgctgggattaaaggcgtgcaccatcactaccCTGAgaccatgttttttgtttttttttttaatgttattttgaaCTGTTCTGGTAAGTAAGACCATCTGTTCTCATGCTAAACGCTTGTCTTTGCTTCACAGGTACCCGCTTACCAATTATACCTTTGGTACAAAAGAGCCCCTCTATGAGAAGGACAGCTCTGTTGCAGCCAGATTTCAGCGCATGCGGGAGGAATTTGATAAAATTGGGATGAGAAGGACTGTAGAAGGGGTTCTGATTGTACATGAGCACCGGCTACCCCATGTGTTACTGTTACAGCTGGGAACAACTTTCTTCAAACTGTAAGTGGTATTGGACATTTTAGCCCTTTCCATTTAAACAAATACTGTGAAAGAGTCTTGAAAGAAAACAGTCATGGTTCTTCTCCAGTGTAGTGcttatttcttttccaaagaagATATCTGCATTTTTGTTGGACCCTAGACTCCAATCACCGAGGAGTTGCCTCAAGAaaccatctctcacaccacagctgataTAAaaacatgaggattttattaattctgtcatgacagggtctttcagcattcgaAAAGGCAGAAAGACCCCAAATGGCTGgtacaggatttttttgtttgtttgttttgttttttcgagacagggtttctctgtggctttggagcctgtcctggaactagctctgtagaccaggctggtttcgaactcacagagatccaactgcctctgcctcccgagtgctgggattaaaggtgtgcgccaccaccgcccggctggtacaggatatttttaaaggaaaaaaaacacaaaaggaagggGGGTTTtaggggttgttctttaactattatgattggcttattcaaaagagCTATTatcaataattggctggagagtggttgccagatcagatgaggttaGGGggaaacatctgagggtcactttgcccctttcccagggcctgagtcaaaacaccaggaactgagtcaacacctaaggattatcttgcccctattcaataactgagttctatttggagaacattcacaagggctcagggagatgatggaaagttcccaacatttcagtatgtATGTGGGCAATTGTTAGGTCCTTGTTtcccaggggaggtggggagcatTACTGCCAAGAGGCCTCaaagttgtcagaaatggcttcagagttctacatcttcatgtttgtttagtttgtttatttgtttcttgagacaggatttctttttgtaacagtcctggctgtcttggaactcattctgtagaccaggctgtccttgaactcacaaagatctgcctgcctctgcctcccaagcgctgggattaaaggcatgcactgctatCCCCTGACTGAaatctgtatgtttttatatgttgTTAATATCCTTGAACTAGAACAGTCCAAGCTCAGTTTCTAGAAGCAGTTGTTTTCATATCAATGGGCTTAATCACTCAAGCCCATaactctttaaatatttacttgcCCACCAATAATattgtgccaaaaaaaaaaaaggcctcaaatctaaattgatatttttaagaaatgcaCCATAAAGAATGTAGTCTGTCTGTTCTCTGGGAATTGGCTGTACTCCTTTATATATAACTTTCCTGTGAGGAGGCTCTGGTGGATTGCTGGCCAGtgattatgtttattatatatatattttttttctgttaaaaactAGGATTGTATATGATGGTTTGGTAGTTAACATTGTGGGTTCAACTTTACAGCACATCTGCCACCTTTGGTCCTTGTTTGATTGTTTATCAGATGGTACTGAAATAGTGAAATAGGTCTTGCTCGCTTACTTAATGGAAACTATAATTATTGTGTTCTTGCTATTATCCCCAAATTGTATTAAATTGAAAGCTGAAATTCTTAATCTTTTTACAGACCTGGTGGTGAACTTAACCCAGGAGAAGATGAAGTTGAAGGTCTAAAACGCTTAATGACAGAGGTATTTTTCAACAATTTTATTGCCCATTTGAATACCACCAACTTAATTGAGTTTTCATGTGtcttataaaaataagtttaatttgAATAGTTAGTAGTCAGTAAATACAACTTAAACCTGAATTAGTATAAtacttattttctataaaataagcGTATCTAATTTTTgttcttgggaagctgaggtagaaggattgccttgagttcaagaccacttgggctacatagtgagttctatgccagctggtccacagagtgagaccatgttgctaaataaaataaaatacaacaaaagatTGATGAAGCAATAATGGTAAATTGCCTTTTTGGTAGAGTTTTCAGAAGAACCACAAGAAACCTACTCATTTTTTCCTCTGGTTCCTTTGAAAACTACCAAAAAGTCAAGAAAAGGGTAacctttaaaaagtataaattcaGTAGTATTTAAGGAAGGCAAAATGAGACATTagcaaaataataagtaaataaaatagtaatagtaaGTTGGAAAGAGATGGAAAGTAATTGGGCTCCCCATGCCAGACTTAGCAGAAACTGTGGCCTACTCAGCAGGAGAGCAGCCAGAATCAATACTGAAGAACAGGAAGTCTGAGGACTTGCAGGGTCCCAGAGCCAGTGAGCCCATCCATGAGCTGGATTGGTTGGCTCTATACACCTTATATTTATCTATGTTGTTTTTCCCATTTGGTCCAGTTGAGCAGTGACCGACTGGTGACTGGGTTTGTAGGAACTGAACAAGCCAACACTTAGCTGTAAAAGTTTAGGAGATGGGgagaatatttaaaagttttcattctAAATGAGTGGTCTTTGAGTCAAGTTGTGAAGGGATTGAGAGCATCTCTGCAAAGTAGAGCAGAGCAGTAGGGAAGAGGATGGTACTCTGTTGGAAGAGGGGCCGCTTGGTCATTCTcagctgcccagccccaaaataatcacacagaaaactgtattaattaaatcactgcttggcccattagctctagcctcttactggctaactctcagatcttgattaacccatttgtattgatcggtgtagcaccacaaggtggtggcttaccgggaagattctaatctgcgtccatctcggagaggagagctatggcgtcttcttcactgccttctacccagcatcctgttctgtttactctgcctacctaattttctgtcctattaaaaggccaaggcagtctctttattaaccaatgcaggtaacacatagacagatgaccctcctccatcaagttgtcatcagtgtttttaatcttggccattcttacaggtgtaagatggactctcagagttttgatttgcatttctctgatggctaaggatgttgatcattttcttaagtgtctttcagccattttagattcttctgttgagagttctctgtttaagtctgtactccattttttaaattggaatatttgttcttttgatgaccattttcttgagttctttgtatattttggagatcagacctttctctgatgtggggttgctgaagatgttttcccattctgtaggagctgttttgtcttgttgactgtgtcctttgctttacagaagcttctcagtttcaggaggtctcatttgttgtttctctcagtttctgtgctactgggattatatttaggaagtggtctcctatgccaatgtgttcaagtatacttcccactttcctttCTGTGAAGTTCAGTATggtttggctttatgttgagatctttgatccatttggacttgagttttatacatGGCAATAGATAATGGATCTATGTTCATTCTTCTACACGTTAATATTCAGTTTGCGAGCACCATTTcttgaatatgtttttttccatttgatattttttgcttctttgtcaaaaatcaggtgttcataagttaTGTGGATATCCGAATCTTTGATTCagttcattggtcctcctgtagtagagtttgaagtcagggattgtgatgccttcagaagttcctttattgcacaggattgttttggctaccctgggttttttgcctctccatatgaagttgtgtattgttttttcaaggtctgtgaagaatttgagcactatagttttatttttttatttttatttttttttaatgaacacagctttttatttttttattttttttaaatatttatttattatgtatacaatattctgtctgtgtgtatgcctgaaggccagaagagggcaccaaaccccattacagatggttgtgagccaccatgtggttgctgggaattgaactcaggacctttggaagagcaggcaatgctcttccaggcagtgctcttaacctctgagccatctctccagccccaagcactATAGTTTTAATACCTAAATTCTAATCTACAATTGAGGAAGGTGAATCTGAGTAACATTACCTCAGCCAAGTAATCATGGTTCATATTAATGGAGTCATAGTGATGGCATGAGCCTTTGATATGAGTTGATGTAAGAATGGCATTTTACCTCTATTGTTTTCCTTGCCAGAATCTGTAACCTCAGTCTCACAGAGAACAAAATCCTGATCAGTATTCCTCAAGACTGTCAAGATCATCAAGCTAAAGAGTTCTATACTACACAGTCTAGAACAGCTCAGGGAAAGTGATGACCACGTCTTGTATCTTAGATGGGATCCTGGGCCTGAAATGGGACATTGGGTACAGAATTAAAGAGACCTGAAAACTGTATAGGTTTTTTTTGGTATAGTGTTGATTCATTAGTTTAACAGATTTGCTATACTGATATAAGATGGTAAAGGTAGAGGAAAGGTGTAGGCATTATGGGGAGTTCCTGGCACATCTTTGGAAGGTTTCTTAATACGTAAAACTATTCtaagacaattaaaaaataaaaagatacttttaaacatagagacagatattgggggaAACAACTAGGAGCTGAGTGTTGTAGCCAGTTGGGAATGAGTGAAATAGGACAGGAGATTGCTTTCTTACTCTGAACTCTGCAGAACCATTGTTGACCAGTGAAATGGGTAGAGAATAACTTTAAGTCTACTTCtgttatgtgtatgattgtttgcctgcatgtatgtatgtgcatcatgtgttcttgtgtgtgtttatttagtttGTTCATTGTACTACTACTTTTCACAGATACTGGGTCGTCAAGATGGAGTCCTACAAGACTGGGTCATTGATGACTGCATTGGTAACTGGTGGAGACCAAATTTTGAACCTCCTCAGGTCAGTGTTCAGTTGTTTACCAGGCATTTGGTTAAGCAGAAAGCTCACTTAACTCCAGACATTAAAATAGATCAGGACCAACAAGAtggtttagcaggtaaaggtgcttgctgccaagccttatGACTTTAGTTTGATCTCTGTAATTCATGTGATAGAAGCAGAGGATAAATTCCCATAAATTGTTTTTGATTTCCTTATGCATGCTGtggcatatatatacacacacacatagatgtggaaatttttagaaatgaaaaatgaccAAAGTAGATCATGGCTTcccatttcttattttcatttccttaattttgattaaaaaacatttttaaaaccaaacagcttgttgagcagtggtggtgcacacttttaatcccagcactgagaaagcagaagcaggcaaatttctgtgagtttgaggccagcctggtctacaaacagttccagaacagtcagagttgTTATAcctagaaaccctgtttcaaaaaacaaaacaaaaatccaaacagtTTTTCcctttcatgtgtatgaatgtttgcccaTATGTAGTCTGTGCTTGATGCCCAAGAACATAAGAGAGAGGgaattggatcccctagaacagTTGGGATGCTCGTTAGTCACcatataggtgctaggaactaaaccctCCCCcctcaaacaaatggaaaaattttTACTAATAAAAGATCAAAATAGACTTtgactttcaatttcttttttaaactccTTAATTTAGGTTTAGGAAACTAACAAACCAAGCAgaatttccttctatttttatttttattgcgtgcgtgtgtgcatgtgtgtgtgtgtgtgtgtgtgtgtgtgtgtgtacgcatatATTGAAAGTGCTATGTAGCCAAGTCTGGCCTTGCACTGTTTGCCTACCTCTTATTTCCAAACTGTTGGGATTACCGGTGTTCACAGATGATAAACTACATTTTTAGGAtgatactgttttgttttcttcgtTTTTTTTAAGGTGTTGGAGATTGAACCAGGCCTTAAtgcatacttttttaaaagatttatttattaattatgtaatacagtattctatctgcatgtctgctgccggccagaagtgggcactagaccttattacagatggttgtgagccaccatgtggttgctgggaattgaactcagaacctttggaagagcaggcaatgctcttaaccactaagccatctctccagcccccccatactttttaaaaatatgtaaaagtaGATTTGCAGTAAGGAAAATTCATCTTTAACAGCAATTCATGATGGGATACTTTTATACTGCCGTCCTGCGGCTGCTGCACATTCCTGTCCTCACTATggacttcttttgttttgagacgggtttctctgtgtaacagtcttggacgtcctggaacttgctttgtagactgggcttgtctcgaactcagagatctgcctgttgccttcagagtgctggaattaaagtgtgcactactaccacctggcCACCATGGACTATTCTGAAGTAAATCCTAGGTATAATTTCAATTGTAAGTATTTTAATGTGATTGTAAAAgataaggattttattttataaaaagatgacaatggccgggcggtggtggcgcacgcctttaatcccagcactcgggaggcagaggcaggcggatctctgtgagttcNNNNNNNNNNNNNNNNNNNNNNNNNNNNNNNNNNNNNNNNNNNNNNNNNNNNNNNNNNNNNNNNNNNNNNNNNNNNNNNNNNNNNNNNNNNNNNNNNNNNNNNNNNNNCTAAAGGATGGTTCATGGGGTAGAAGCCCATACTGTTCTGGTAGTCATTCCCAGAATATACATTAGGTGGTTCAcagactcacaactacctgtaactctaatctcaggggctctgacacctctCACCTCTGGGCACCTGCATCcatgtgtacagacacacatgcatacacgtaattaaaaataatgaaaataaaggctagagagatggctcagcagaccagaatcagttcccagcacccacaagataGTTCATAAGTATCTGTAACTTCACTTCCAGTGGATCTAagaccttctggcctctgaaggcattaGCCACATAGTTAATTTCTTGAAGGAAGGGAGTCTTTAGTAAGTGGACTGTGTTTGGAACAGTATGAACACATTCACCTTCCCAGTGTTCGTTGCCAAAGACCTTGGTGTGTGGGATTCCCAGTAGGGCAGGAGCCCAGTAAGTGTCTAGACTCCTAGGGAATCACCCACAGCAAGAGACTGAACTAGAGTAAGGTGGACAGAAAGCCAGAAAGCCAGCATGTAAATTTGAAGAGAATCTGGCTGTCTTAATCAAATAAATGACTTGTTTTATCTTAAAACTATCAGATAAACACTGAAGCAGAGCTGCTTTCTTGTGCTTGCAGACAGTTCTAAGTCCTGGATCTTCTGGAGGACATTCAAACACATGGAATGTTATGTAGCTATTACAAGTCTACTTTTGAAAATTGGCTGTGTGGAAAAAaagtttcttcaaaaaaaaaaaaaactgggactGGGATGTAGGACCTTGTGCCTGCTATACAggcactcaaccactgagctacatcccaacaCAAGAAAAGAATACACCATTATCATACTAAAGTAATCTCATCAAATATATCATCACTATTTTCATATATCCTGATTCTTTTAGttgtttgtggtgttttgtttgtttatatattttttcagacTGGTCTCTTTActactcctggctgtcctggaacatgctacTAGattggactggccttgaactcaacagaaaTCCTGCTGCTTCTCCCTCATATATGCTGTgatttaaagcatgtgccactgtttttgttagggtttctattgctgcaatgaaacaacatgaccataaagcaagttggggaggaaaggttttatttgacttatacttcagcatttttgttcatcactgaaggaatcaGAACAGACAGGGCAGGGTCCTGGAAACAGGAGCTTATGCAGGAGGCAGAGTAGGGAGCTTCTTACTGGCTGGCTTGTTTCCCATGACTTATAGAACCcagaatggcaccacccaccatgggctgggctctcccccattgatcactaaatgagaaaatgccttacagctggatctcaaggaggcatttcctcagctaaggctccttcctctctgttgattctagcttgtgtcaagttgacatacaaaacCCGCTAGTAcatccaccatgcctggctgtcctaattatttctgtttttatatttgcttaaaTTAAGATAGTCTCATCTCATATCTCTCTTACATTTACAAGGTtaaccctttttttctttctcttacccttgtaagtcatttaaaatgaaaataagtggTCTTGTGTTTGAATTGCCAATAAGATTCATGTATTATGGGACACATGCTCGTTCTCCTATATATTAGTTTAGGGCTCAGTGGGACAAGGGGACAAATAATGCAAGGTGGTGCATTGTTGCCTTGTAACAAATTACAGGCAGGGCATTTGTAATGCAAAAATCTGAGATTTAGAGACTGGTTGACATGAAAAAGGTTTTGGATTTTATAATTTTGGACTTTTAAGTTGTGGATACTCATGAGTGTAAACATTCCAGAGTTTACAAAACTCAGAATTGGAAGCATGAAGCATTAGTCTAAATAATCTTTATCAATTAAAAACCTGGAAGTCAGATATGGGGTAAAAGTCTAGACTATCAGAGAACCAGAGGAGCAGCCACCAGTTGCTTCctacctgtctcctccctctggcATCCAGAAAAGGCTGAGATCTTGTCTACACCCCACTTTATCGCTTTCTGTCTCCGCtttcctagtgttgggattaaagtgtgtgggccactgcctggcctctaaggttaactagtgactagctctgctctctgatctccaggcaagctttacttgttagaACACAAGATATCACACAACAGAGGCACTTTGATCTTGTACATTTCTAATAAGGGATGCTCAATCTATCCAAATTTAGTAGCCTAAGATAATAGATATTATCTTGGAATTTTCAGGGCCTTGTGAAGTCACAGGTTCTCAGCTGGGACTGCATCATAAAT carries:
- the Nudt21 gene encoding cleavage and polyadenylation specificity factor subunit 5, with the translated sequence MSVVPPNRSQTGWPRGVNQFGNKYIQQTKPLTLERTINLYPLTNYTFGTKEPLYEKDSSVAARFQRMREEFDKIGMRRTVEGVLIVHEHRLPHVLLLQLGTTFFKLPGGELNPGEDEVEGLKRLMTEILGRQDGVLQDWVIDDCIGNWWRPNFEPPQYPYIPAHITKPKEHKKLFLVQLQEKALFAVPKNYKLVAAPLFELYDNAPGYGPIISSLPQLLSRFNFIYN